ATCGATGTCGCCGACGTAGCAGGCGTCGGGGTGGCCCACGCCGCGGGTCCACAGACCGTGTCCGTCGTCGTCCAGCACTGCGGAGCCGAGGATGATCTCGTCGCGCCCGTCGCCGTCGACATCCGCGGCGTGCATACCGTGCATGCCCTGGCCGTGGTAGCGGGTCTTCTCGTCCTTGGAGTTCCATCGCCAGACGAGCTTGAGCTGAGGGTCATAGGCTTCGACCTTGATCTGGGTGTAGGTACCGCGTTGGACGATGAGGTGAGGCCGCTTGCCGTCGAGATAGGCCACGCCCAGCAGGTTGCGGCAGTAGTAGTTGTACCGTTCGAAGCCGGCGCGGTCCGGCCAGTCCAGCTTCTGTTCGACCTTGCCGGTGAGGCCGTTGAGCTTGACCGCCCACTCCGGGCCGCTCTGGACGCGACCGTCGGCGTCGCGGGGGTCGCCCTCGCCGGCCTTGGCGTAGACCTCGGCCATGCCGTCGCCGTCGAGATCGTAGACCACATAGGGCGAGTACCAGATGCCCTCCTCGATGGACCAGCCCAGGTCATGACGCCAGAGGAACTTGCCGTCGCCGCGGTAGGCTTCCAGCTTGTAGGTGTCCTGGCTCTTCTTCCAGTAGCCCGGCTTCTCGTACGGATCGACGTTGAAATTGGGCTGCTTGATGATGTAATCGTAGCGGCCATCGCCGTCCAGGTCGGCGACGGCGACCTTCTGGGCGGTATAGTCACTCTGCAGCTTGATCGAGACGTATGGAAGACCCGGCTTCGGATTGGCCACTGGAACGGGTGACGAAGGCTGATCCGGCGCGCCGGGCGATGCCAGGCGAACCGCATACACGGGCACATCGGCACCGGGAGAAGTTGCCGCGGACTGATCGAGGAAGCAGGTGCGGTCCCGGATCGGCTGGGCTGTGACCTGGCGGAGTTCACCTCTCTCGGTTGCGGCCCTGAACACGTGGAAGGCCGCGTCTTTCGGATCGGACGCCAGCAGCCGCCAACCGATGTACATCGTGCCGTCCGCCTGCCGGAGGGCGACGACGCCGCGGTCCAGTTTCTCGGCCAGCTGGCCCCACGCCCCTGCCGTGGACAGGAGGAAGCCAACGACAGTACCCAAGA
This is a stretch of genomic DNA from Phycisphaerae bacterium. It encodes these proteins:
- a CDS encoding silent information regulator protein Sir2 — encoded protein: MWRSLLGTVVGFLLSTAGAWGQLAEKLDRGVVALRQADGTMYIGWRLLASDPKDAAFHVFRAATERGELRQVTAQPIRDRTCFLDQSAATSPGADVPVYAVRLASPGAPDQPSSPVPVANPKPGLPYVSIKLQSDYTAQKVAVADLDGDGRYDYIIKQPNFNVDPYEKPGYWKKSQDTYKLEAYRGDGKFLWRHDLGWSIEEGIWYSPYVVYDLDGDGMAEVYAKAGEGDPRDADGRVQSGPEWAVKLNGLTGKVEQKLDWPDRAGFERYNYYCRNLLGVAYLDGKRPHLIVQRGTYTQIKVEAYDPQLKLVWRWNSKDEKTRYHGQGMHGMHAADVDGDGRDEIILGSAVLDDDGHGLWTRGVGHPDACYVGDIDPLRPGLEVFCGIEPPQKRDAVCLVDARTGDKLWGCAEATKHVHSAGMVADIVARYPGQECYAGERDVKTYWLFTADGKRIGDKEIGGLAPRAAWWDADPQKELVLGQRIRQYEGLAYEAVEGSVTTIADCLGDWREEIITALPGEIRIHLTMIPATTRRLCLMQDRLYRLDVAMASMGYFYPPQLSGPLLAPK